A DNA window from Brassica napus cultivar Da-Ae chromosome A4, Da-Ae, whole genome shotgun sequence contains the following coding sequences:
- the LOC125608329 gene encoding RING-H2 finger protein ATL33-like: protein MSSATTPSTTFPGTTITSNSTFIIIDPPPPFPAPPRSIDFTPIKLIFAVPALVYSYQTNHSEEIGNECTLCKSVLADGEEIRQLSACKHEFHVSCIEEWLQTRSNCPNCRADVPVKPTEADANVNGNVNVNRSAGGNRRVSATNRDDDWRQGLPDASSLV from the coding sequence ATGTCATCTGCTACAACTCCCTCCACCACTTTCCCCGGCACAACCATCACTTCCAACTCCACATTCATCATCATCGATCCCCCTCCACCGTTCCCAGCACCTCCTCGGAGCATCGACTTCACTCCTATCAAACTAATCTTCGCCGTTCCCGCCTTAGTTTACTCCTATCAAACTAATCATTCAGAGGAGATCGGTAACGAATGCACCTTGTGTAAGTCGGTGCTCGCCGACGGCGAAGAGATCCGACAACTAAGCGCGTGTAAGCACGAGTTCCACGTGTCTTGTATCGAGGAGTGGCTCCAAACTCGTTCCAATTGTCCTAATTGCAGAGCAGACGTCCCCGTTAAACCGACTGAAGCCGACGCTAACGTTAACGGTAACGTTAACGTGAATCGCAGCGCTGGCGGAAACCGCCGAGTTTCAGCGACCAATAGAGATGACGATTGGCGTCAAGGTCTACCTGATGCTTCTAGTCtagtttga
- the LOC125608328 gene encoding F-box/LRR-repeat/kelch-repeat protein At1g09650-like: protein MELPHGLIRDILEKLPVKSLLRFKSVSTQWKSTIESAYFKKKQLLYSQLQDPDILITNRCEGVDKEHVTRMFTIGSSDLIKLPNVCPVPMPIPLENKKSSICYTYSVCGCDGMICYYNYFTCIYLVNPNTRWLRSVPQAGHQEAALKVMNKIHGTWTEDNDGILCNLGFGKDKFTGRYKLVWLYNSFEFTLSNTTVCEVYDFNNTNTWRYVTASPVRIFDEQAPVHLDGSLYWFTDEYITDTKVLSFDIHTEKFHMIAEAPFFEVGEKEIIMCTLNNRLCVSQKEWPKQEIWSLNNSDMTWEKIYSLDLQTDYDWFTDYLPPPCTYSPDVVPCAIPVAVLKNKKKTLVLYYPRAKNPNLLMYDPESRSYDLCFVRDYIVHSCESSFSCFPSLMSIV from the coding sequence ATGGAACTACCCCATGGCTTAATTAGAGATATCCTCGAGAAACTACCGGTGAAATCTCTGTTAAGATTCAAATCCGTGTCAACGCAATGGAAATCTACGATTGAATCtgcatattttaagaaaaaacagTTGTTATATAGTCAACTACAAGATCCAGATATCCTTATCACCAATCGCTGTGAAGGTGTAGATAAAGAACATGTAACAAGGATGTTCACGATAGGTTCGTCGGATTTGATCAAACTGCCTAATGTTTGCCCTGTGCCTATGCCAATTCCCTTGGAGAACAAAAAATCATCGATTTGTTATACCTATTCCGTTTGTGGTTGTGACGGTATGATATGCTATTACAATTACTTCACTTGTATATATCTAGTCAATCCTAATACTAGATGGTTACGAAGTGTTCCTCAAGCGGGGCATCAAGAAGCTGCTCTCAAGGTGATGAATAAAATACATGGAACCTGGACGGAAGATAACGATGGCATTTTATGTAATCTAGGATTTGGCAAAGACAAGTTCACAGGCAGATACAAATTGGTTTGGTTATATAATTCATTTGAGTTTACTCTAAGTAACACTACAGTTTGTGaagtttatgattttaataacaCCAACACTTGGAGGTATGTGACTGCTTCTCCTGTCCGTATTTTTGATGAACAAGCTCCAGTACACTTAGATGGATCACTTTACTGGTTCACTGATGAGTATATCACAGACACAAAAGTATTATCTTTCGATATCCATACAGAAAAATTTCACATGATCGCAGAAGCTCCATTTTTCGAAGTAGGTGAGAAGGAAATCATCATGTGCACTCTGAATAACCGTCTATGCGTCTCGCAGAAAGAGTGGCCAAAACAAGAGATTTGGTCACTAAATAATTCAGATATGACTTGGGAGAAAATATATTCGTTAGATCTACAAACTGATTATGATTGGTTTACGGATTATCTGCCACCACCATGCACTTATTCGCCAGACGTTGTTCCATGTGCCATTCCTGTCGCGGTtttgaagaacaagaagaaaacaCTAGTGCTTTATTATCCTCGTGCGAAGAATCCGAATCTTTTAATGTACGATCCTGAATCAAGATCATATGATTTATGTTTCGTACGTGATTACATAGTACATTCTTGCGAGAGTTCATTTTCTTGTTTCCCAAGTTTGATGTcaattgtataa
- the LOC125608330 gene encoding uncharacterized protein LOC125608330 encodes MERRRPLVLIVESVRVLKLVNLFAVDNAGGSPTFVQLDIAEETVRENEELLREVVVVDDVHLTQVFRDINPTVYIVGITTGEEVNELEMIAAGANTTMVNVVDEVRMTEILQNLPAPAPAPGPV; translated from the exons ATGGAGCGCCGCCGCCCGTTAGTGTTGATCGTGGAGTCAGTGCGGGTGCTGAAACTCGTCAATTTGTTTGCGGTAG ataatgccGGAGGATCGCCCACCTTCGTTCAGCTCGACATAGCGGAGGAGACGGTGAGAGAGAACGAAGAACTGCTTAGAGAAGTCGTGGTGGTGGATGACGTGCACTTGACGCAGGTTTTCCGCGATATAAACCCGACGGTTTATATCGTCGGAATCACGACGGGAGAGGAGGTGAATGAGCTCGAGATGATCGCAGCGGGAGCTAATACAACGATGGTGAACGTCGTGGATGAGGTGAGGATGACGGAGATTTTGCAGAATCTCCCGGCTCCTGCTCCGGCTCCGGGTCCGGTTTAA